The proteins below are encoded in one region of Neisseria bacilliformis:
- a CDS encoding pseudouridine synthase, translating to MDDLIVFNKPCGVVCQFGAHEKHRSLKDFIDAPGFYPAGRLDTDSEGLLLLTCNGRMQARIAHPKFKLEKTYWAQLEGSPQADKLAALQRPMDLGDFVARPAKIRLPDAGETDALWPRVPPVRLRKTVPDFWLEIKIAEGKNRQVRRMTAKAGYPCLRLVRVGIGRLNLSGCALRPGEWRFAPHLP from the coding sequence ATGGATGATTTGATTGTGTTCAACAAGCCCTGCGGCGTGGTCTGCCAGTTTGGCGCGCACGAAAAACACCGCAGTTTGAAAGACTTTATCGACGCGCCGGGCTTTTATCCGGCGGGGCGGCTGGATACCGACAGCGAAGGGCTGCTGCTTTTGACGTGCAACGGGCGCATGCAGGCACGGATTGCGCATCCGAAGTTCAAGCTGGAAAAAACCTATTGGGCGCAGCTCGAAGGCAGCCCGCAGGCGGACAAACTCGCCGCGCTGCAAAGGCCGATGGATTTGGGGGACTTTGTCGCGCGTCCGGCCAAAATCCGCCTGCCCGATGCGGGTGAAACAGACGCGCTGTGGCCGCGCGTGCCGCCGGTGCGCTTGCGCAAAACCGTGCCGGATTTCTGGCTGGAAATCAAAATTGCGGAGGGAAAAAACCGGCAGGTGCGGCGGATGACGGCCAAGGCGGGCTATCCCTGCCTGCGGCTGGTGCGGGTGGGGATAGGCCGTCTGAATCTGTCCGGCTGCGCGCTGCGGCCGGGCGAATGGCGGTTTGCGCCGCATCTGCCGTAG
- the ykgO gene encoding type B 50S ribosomal protein L36 yields the protein MQVLSSLKTAKTRHRDCQIVRRRGKVYVICKSNPRFKARQR from the coding sequence ATGCAGGTTCTATCCTCCCTGAAAACCGCGAAAACCCGCCACCGCGACTGCCAAATCGTGCGCCGCCGGGGCAAGGTTTATGTGATTTGCAAGAGCAATCCCCGTTTCAAAGCACGGCAGCGTTGA
- a CDS encoding type B 50S ribosomal protein L31, whose amino-acid sequence MKAGIHPENYRTVLFFDSGADEGWLIRSCADTHGKTMVWRDGNEYPVFMLDTSSASHPVYTGKRREFANEGRASRFQQRFGGLFDSVRKDK is encoded by the coding sequence ATGAAAGCAGGCATCCATCCGGAAAACTACCGCACCGTGCTGTTTTTCGACAGCGGCGCGGACGAGGGCTGGCTCATCCGCTCGTGCGCCGACACGCACGGCAAAACGATGGTGTGGCGCGACGGCAACGAGTATCCCGTCTTTATGCTCGACACCTCGTCGGCCTCCCATCCCGTGTACACCGGCAAACGCCGCGAGTTTGCCAACGAAGGCCGCGCCAGCCGCTTCCAGCAGCGTTTCGGCGGCCTGTTCGATTCCGTAAGAAAGGACAAATAA
- a CDS encoding ABC transporter permease, whose translation MPDTPNRSAWQAFKRHKRGYCSLLLLAALFAAALAAPLWSNDKPLWIQYRGAHYFPLFAGYHDRDFGGDFDTPADYLDPLTRRNITTGGNHALYPPNPYAAATLNDSDTAPDPAAPSAAHLLGTDDRGRDVLARLVYGFRDSLLFALALTALTTAIGTAAGAVQGYFGGKTDLVMQRLIEIWSGMPELYLLIILSSFFNPGLLLLLALLSLFGWMGLSDYVRAEFLKNRQADYVLAARAMGAGSGAIMWRHILPNSLTPVLAFLPFRICGAVLALTSLDFLGLGVPASQASLGEMLAQGKDNLDAWWIGLPAVATLTVMLLLLVMIGEGLRQAFDVRARA comes from the coding sequence ATGCCCGACACCCCGAACCGCAGCGCGTGGCAGGCGTTCAAACGCCACAAACGCGGCTATTGCAGCCTCCTGCTGCTCGCCGCCCTCTTTGCCGCCGCGCTGGCCGCCCCGCTGTGGAGCAACGACAAACCCCTGTGGATACAGTATCGCGGCGCGCATTATTTCCCGCTGTTTGCCGGCTACCACGACCGCGACTTCGGCGGCGATTTCGACACCCCTGCCGACTACCTCGACCCGCTGACACGCCGCAACATCACCACCGGCGGCAATCACGCCCTCTACCCGCCCAACCCCTACGCCGCCGCCACCCTCAACGATTCCGACACCGCCCCCGACCCCGCCGCCCCCTCGGCCGCCCACCTTCTGGGCACCGACGACCGCGGGCGCGACGTACTGGCGCGGCTGGTATACGGCTTCCGCGACTCGCTGCTGTTCGCCCTCGCCCTCACCGCCCTCACCACCGCCATCGGCACCGCCGCCGGCGCGGTGCAGGGCTACTTCGGCGGCAAAACCGACCTCGTCATGCAACGCCTGATCGAAATTTGGAGCGGCATGCCCGAACTCTACCTGCTGATCATCCTCTCCTCGTTTTTCAACCCCGGCCTGCTCCTGCTGCTGGCCCTGCTGTCGCTGTTCGGCTGGATGGGGCTTTCTGACTACGTGCGCGCCGAATTTCTCAAAAACCGCCAGGCCGACTACGTGCTGGCCGCCCGCGCGATGGGCGCGGGCAGCGGCGCGATTATGTGGCGGCACATCCTGCCCAACAGCCTCACCCCCGTGCTCGCCTTCCTGCCCTTCCGCATCTGTGGCGCGGTGCTCGCCCTCACCAGCCTCGACTTCCTCGGCCTGGGCGTGCCCGCATCGCAGGCCAGCCTTGGCGAAATGCTCGCGCAGGGCAAAGACAACCTCGACGCCTGGTGGATCGGCCTGCCCGCCGTCGCCACACTCACCGTCATGCTGCTGCTGCTGGTGATGATAGGCGAAGGACTGCGCCAGGCATTCGACGTGCGCGCCAGAGCATAA
- a CDS encoding phosphatase PAP2/dual specificity phosphatase family protein produces MKPAFKPTLLKLFAVGVLFYSSYGLANFLASRRAFVPEIAFGWERGIPFWAWTVVPYWSLNLMYAAAFFLCRSVRGQNRYVSRLVAAQCVAFVCFVLFPLHFSWEKPPYGGLAGLLFDALLAFDAPYNQAPSLHIALTVIVGAFYWRRFPKIRLPLLAWLGLIALSVLTTYQHHFIDVPTGALLGFGVLWALPQHGESPLKQFFRRPFNRNGRYAGRYLAGAVLAALPAFCGGAWLWTLWLSAALLMVACAYFCANPAVFQKQQNGRLSPAAAVLLLPYLAAARAVWAVWLRGREKNSAVQGGVFVGSVHHAAGFPAVFDLCAEYPCRHHAAAYRAMPLLDLLVPTPNDLARAAAEIEQMRRTHGRVLVCCALGYGRSAAAVLAWLAACGGCKNIGEAAAVLQQARPHAVLTPAVTAAETAAALVRKAEAV; encoded by the coding sequence ATGAAACCGGCTTTCAAACCCACCTTGCTCAAACTGTTTGCCGTCGGCGTGCTGTTTTACAGCAGCTACGGCCTGGCCAATTTCCTTGCCTCGCGCCGCGCTTTTGTGCCCGAAATCGCGTTCGGCTGGGAGCGCGGCATTCCGTTTTGGGCGTGGACGGTCGTGCCCTACTGGTCGCTGAACCTGATGTATGCGGCGGCGTTTTTCCTCTGCCGCAGCGTGCGCGGACAAAACCGCTATGTTTCGCGGCTGGTGGCGGCGCAGTGCGTCGCATTTGTCTGCTTTGTCTTGTTTCCGCTGCATTTTTCTTGGGAAAAACCGCCCTATGGCGGCCTTGCTGGACTGCTGTTCGACGCGCTGCTGGCGTTTGACGCGCCGTATAACCAGGCCCCGTCGCTGCACATCGCGCTCACGGTGATCGTCGGCGCGTTTTATTGGCGGCGGTTTCCCAAAATCCGCCTGCCGCTGCTTGCCTGGCTGGGGCTGATTGCGCTGTCGGTGCTGACCACCTACCAGCACCATTTTATCGACGTTCCCACCGGTGCGCTGCTGGGTTTCGGAGTGTTGTGGGCGTTGCCGCAGCACGGTGAAAGCCCGTTAAAACAGTTTTTCAGACGGCCTTTCAACCGAAACGGCCGTTATGCCGGCCGTTATCTGGCGGGCGCGGTTTTGGCCGCCCTGCCCGCCTTTTGCGGCGGCGCATGGCTGTGGACGCTGTGGCTGAGTGCGGCACTGCTGATGGTTGCCTGCGCCTATTTTTGCGCCAACCCCGCCGTGTTCCAAAAACAGCAAAACGGCAGGCTCTCCCCCGCCGCCGCCGTCCTGCTGCTGCCTTATCTGGCCGCCGCGCGGGCGGTCTGGGCGGTTTGGCTGCGCGGCCGCGAGAAAAATTCCGCCGTGCAAGGCGGCGTGTTTGTCGGCAGCGTCCATCACGCCGCCGGTTTTCCCGCCGTGTTCGACCTCTGCGCCGAATACCCCTGCCGCCACCATGCCGCCGCCTACCGCGCCATGCCGCTGCTCGATCTGCTTGTTCCTACCCCAAACGACCTGGCACGCGCCGCCGCCGAGATCGAACAGATGCGCCGCACGCACGGGCGCGTATTGGTCTGCTGCGCCTTGGGCTACGGACGCAGCGCGGCGGCCGTGCTGGCCTGGCTGGCGGCCTGCGGCGGCTGCAAAAACATCGGCGAAGCCGCCGCCGTTCTGCAACAGGCAAGGCCGCATGCGGTTTTGACACCCGCCGTTACCGCCGCCGAAACGGCCGCCGCCCTCGTCCGCAAGGCTGAGGCCGTCTGA
- the mobB gene encoding molybdopterin-guanine dinucleotide biosynthesis protein B has translation MLPILGITGYSGSGKTTLLEKLLPQLRVLGLRAAVVKHSHHDAQTDRPGKDSRRMTEAGAAQVIMACGNRWALMTETPQEPAPFDYLARQFDPALADLVLVEGFKHEPLPKIMLHRKGIDKPLPEMDGHVLAVAADYTPNCACPLLDINDAAQIARFVADWYAGAVFAVQAV, from the coding sequence ATGCTCCCCATCCTCGGCATCACCGGATACAGCGGCAGCGGCAAAACCACGCTGCTGGAAAAACTGCTGCCGCAGCTTCGCGTCCTCGGCCTGCGTGCGGCGGTGGTCAAACACAGCCACCACGACGCGCAGACCGACCGCCCCGGCAAAGACAGCCGCCGCATGACCGAAGCGGGCGCGGCGCAGGTGATCATGGCCTGCGGCAACCGCTGGGCACTGATGACCGAAACGCCGCAAGAGCCCGCTCCATTTGATTATCTGGCGCGGCAGTTCGACCCCGCGCTGGCGGATTTGGTGCTGGTGGAGGGTTTCAAACACGAGCCGCTGCCGAAAATCATGCTGCACCGCAAAGGCATAGACAAACCGCTGCCCGAAATGGACGGCCATGTGCTGGCGGTGGCGGCGGACTACACGCCAAACTGCGCCTGCCCGCTGCTGGACATCAACGACGCGGCGCAGATTGCGCGTTTTGTGGCCGACTGGTATGCGGGTGCGGTTTTTGCCGTTCAGGCCGTCTGA
- the xth gene encoding exodeoxyribonuclease III produces the protein MKIATWNVNSLNVRLPQVQNWLAEHQPDILALQELKLDQDKFPAAALAMMGWQCAWSGQKTYNGVAIVSLHPLHDVRTGLPALPDDPQRRVIAATIGGVRVINVYCVNGEAPDSPKFQYKKQWFAALTEFVRGELARHDKLVLLGDFNIAPADADCYDPEKWRGKILCTDQERGWFQTLLGLGLTDSLRRIHPEGAFYTWFDYRGAMFQRGLGLRIDHLLTTPALAAALQNAAVDLDARAQERPSDHAPVWAEFALQPTDQAV, from the coding sequence ATGAAAATCGCCACCTGGAACGTCAATTCCCTCAACGTGCGCCTGCCGCAGGTGCAAAACTGGCTCGCCGAACACCAACCCGACATCCTCGCCTTGCAGGAACTCAAACTCGACCAAGACAAATTCCCCGCCGCCGCCCTCGCCATGATGGGCTGGCAATGCGCGTGGAGCGGCCAGAAAACCTACAACGGCGTGGCCATCGTCAGCCTCCACCCGCTGCACGACGTGCGCACCGGCCTGCCCGCCCTGCCCGACGACCCGCAGCGGCGCGTCATCGCCGCCACCATTGGCGGCGTGCGCGTCATCAATGTCTACTGCGTCAACGGCGAAGCCCCCGACAGCCCCAAGTTCCAATATAAAAAACAATGGTTTGCCGCGCTCACCGAATTCGTGCGCGGCGAGCTTGCCCGCCATGACAAACTGGTTCTGCTCGGCGACTTCAACATCGCCCCCGCCGACGCCGACTGCTACGACCCGGAAAAATGGCGCGGCAAAATCCTCTGCACCGACCAAGAACGCGGCTGGTTCCAAACCCTGCTCGGTTTGGGCTTGACCGACAGCCTGCGCCGCATCCACCCCGAAGGCGCGTTTTACACCTGGTTCGACTATCGCGGCGCGATGTTCCAACGCGGCCTCGGCCTGCGCATCGACCATCTGCTCACCACCCCCGCCCTCGCCGCCGCGTTGCAAAACGCGGCCGTGGATTTGGACGCCCGCGCCCAGGAACGCCCCAGCGACCACGCGCCGGTGTGGGCGGAGTTTGCTTTGCAGCCAACGGATCAGGCCGTCTGA
- a CDS encoding ArsR/SmtB family transcription factor gives MNENLQRLNPAGGGNPLRNAEHVASMLKLMAHPHRLMLLCLLSEGQRSVSELADILGISQTTLSNHLTKLRDAKLVDYNRYHRILEYRLAAPEAQTILDVLSGMCLNRSPKADSDPAAPAEAPAPQCPFSADKKPPRKP, from the coding sequence ATGAACGAAAACCTCCAACGCCTCAACCCCGCCGGCGGCGGCAACCCACTGCGCAACGCCGAACACGTCGCCTCCATGCTCAAACTGATGGCGCACCCCCACCGCCTGATGCTGCTGTGCCTGCTCTCAGAAGGCCAGCGCAGCGTGAGCGAGCTGGCCGACATCCTCGGCATCAGCCAAACCACCCTCTCCAACCACCTCACCAAGCTGCGCGACGCCAAACTCGTCGACTACAACCGCTACCACCGCATCCTCGAATACCGCCTCGCCGCGCCCGAAGCGCAAACCATCCTCGACGTATTGAGCGGCATGTGCCTCAACCGCAGCCCGAAAGCCGATTCCGACCCCGCCGCCCCTGCCGAAGCCCCCGCGCCGCAGTGTCCCTTTTCCGCCGACAAAAAACCGCCCCGCAAACCATGA
- a CDS encoding NAD-dependent succinate-semialdehyde dehydrogenase, which produces MQLADPALLQTRCLIGGQWRDADSGRTLPVANPATGQTVAAVPDMDEAETRRAVDAACAAQKEWASRPAAERGRLLRRWFDLMTRHQDDLAAILTAEQGKPLAEAKGEIAYGASYVEWFAEEAKRVYGDTIPALNADQRISVIRQPVGVCAAVTPWNFPNAMITRKAAPALAAGCAFIVRPASKTPLSALALAELAQRAGIPAGVFNVLTGSSRAIGGVLTGDARVRKFSFTGSTEVGRELMAQCAATVKKVSLELGGNAPFIVFDDADIDAAVAGAIASKFRNAGQTCVCANRFYVQSGVYDEFAAKFAAAAGRLKTGNGMKPDTDIGPLIDEAAAANVRRLLDDALAKGGRLLCGGVSDGLFITPAVIADAAAEMAVSREEIFGPLAPLFRFHTEEEAVALANDTEYGLAAYFYSRDIGRITRVSEALEYGMAAVNTGALSNAAAPFGGVKQSGIGREGSRYGMDEYLEMKYIVTAGIGA; this is translated from the coding sequence ATGCAGCTTGCCGATCCCGCCCTGTTGCAGACCCGCTGCCTGATCGGCGGGCAGTGGCGCGATGCCGACAGCGGCCGCACCCTGCCCGTTGCCAACCCCGCCACGGGTCAAACCGTCGCCGCCGTGCCCGATATGGACGAAGCGGAAACGCGCCGCGCCGTGGATGCCGCATGCGCCGCGCAGAAAGAATGGGCATCGCGCCCCGCCGCCGAACGCGGCCGCCTGCTGCGCCGCTGGTTCGATCTGATGACGCGGCATCAAGACGACCTCGCCGCCATCCTCACCGCCGAGCAGGGCAAGCCGCTCGCCGAAGCGAAGGGCGAGATTGCCTACGGCGCGTCGTATGTCGAATGGTTCGCCGAAGAGGCCAAACGGGTTTACGGCGACACCATTCCCGCGCTCAACGCCGACCAGCGCATCAGCGTCATCCGCCAGCCGGTCGGCGTGTGCGCGGCGGTTACGCCGTGGAACTTCCCCAATGCGATGATTACGCGCAAGGCCGCGCCCGCGCTGGCCGCCGGCTGCGCCTTTATCGTGCGCCCGGCCTCGAAAACGCCGCTCTCCGCCCTCGCGCTGGCCGAGTTGGCGCAAAGGGCGGGCATTCCGGCGGGGGTGTTCAACGTGCTGACCGGCTCCTCGCGCGCCATCGGCGGCGTGCTCACCGGCGACGCGCGGGTGCGCAAATTCAGCTTCACCGGCTCGACCGAAGTCGGCCGCGAACTGATGGCGCAGTGCGCGGCCACGGTGAAAAAAGTGTCGCTGGAACTGGGCGGCAACGCGCCCTTTATCGTGTTTGACGACGCCGACATCGACGCGGCGGTGGCCGGCGCGATCGCCAGCAAGTTCCGCAACGCGGGGCAGACCTGCGTGTGCGCCAACCGCTTTTACGTGCAAAGCGGCGTGTACGACGAGTTTGCCGCCAAGTTCGCCGCCGCCGCAGGCCGTCTGAAAACCGGCAACGGCATGAAGCCGGACACCGACATCGGCCCCCTAATCGACGAAGCCGCCGCCGCCAACGTGCGCCGCCTGCTGGACGACGCGCTGGCCAAAGGCGGCCGGCTCTTGTGCGGCGGCGTTTCAGACGGCCTCTTCATCACCCCCGCCGTGATTGCCGATGCTGCGGCAGAGATGGCCGTATCGCGCGAAGAAATCTTCGGCCCGCTCGCACCGCTGTTCCGTTTCCACACCGAAGAAGAAGCCGTCGCGCTGGCCAACGACACCGAATACGGCCTGGCCGCCTATTTTTACAGCCGCGACATCGGCCGCATCACCCGCGTGTCCGAAGCCCTCGAATACGGCATGGCCGCCGTCAACACCGGCGCGCTCTCCAACGCCGCCGCCCCCTTCGGCGGCGTGAAGCAGTCGGGTATCGGCCGCGAAGGCTCGCGCTACGGCATGGACGAATATCTGGAAATGAAATACATCGTAACTGCGGGCATCGGGGCGTAG
- a CDS encoding DNA internalization-related competence protein ComEC/Rec2, translating into MPFYLLSALAAGIVLSFALPSVPPLPVWAAAFCCAAAVFWRRRRAGLWAAVFVAGALWGVWRTEAALDARWPSEKQGQSVALTVHVAGLAQDDGRRVRVLADALADDGRRYRVQLADFGRREWPAGSTWRLNVRLRAPVGEANLRGFDREAWALANGIDALGTAGAARQAAQWPGGLSDAFSDGLLRLRERISASWQRMPPEAAEGAALMRALAVGEQDALDNQWWQAFRPLGLNHLVSVSGLHVTMVAVLFGWLAHGLLRLLPAPPHRPRAWVLGAGAAAALFYTALAGFAVPTVRSLLMIAAVSAAWLAGGTALAWRGWWFALAAVLFADPAAALSAGSWLSFGLVAALLWTDAWRVGGGTWYGTALRAQWAATLATVPAAGRLFSALPAASPLANAPAIPWFSWILVPLALAGSLLPFYPLQYAASWLGGQTLHALAWAARYAPEWGVAAAPLPLLLLACAACSVLMLPRGAGLRPWAALVLAGFVFYRPAPPEKGRLKTVVIDVGQGLSVSFQTASHSLIFDTGTAGAAQMQTLPALRGAGVRRPDILALSHHDADHDGGAPLIAAALAPRAVLAGQPQYYPQAQSCRSEAAWEWDGVRFEWLDTGGGGAGDNGLSCVLRVVAGGTAVLVTGDLDARGEAELIRRYGAKLRAQVLVLGHHGSKSASSGAFLNTVAPQYAVASAGFGNPYGHPAREVQTRLSAHGITLLRTDRQGAWQFDTVGDTVSARPAAPKRFYWQQKPFDD; encoded by the coding sequence ATGCCGTTTTACCTGCTCAGTGCCCTTGCCGCCGGCATCGTCCTTTCCTTCGCGCTGCCTTCCGTGCCGCCGCTTCCCGTTTGGGCGGCGGCTTTCTGCTGCGCGGCGGCGGTGTTTTGGCGGCGCAGGCGGGCGGGTTTGTGGGCGGCGGTGTTTGTGGCGGGCGCGCTGTGGGGCGTGTGGCGCACCGAAGCCGCGCTCGATGCCCGCTGGCCGTCTGAAAAACAGGGGCAGAGCGTCGCGCTCACCGTGCATGTGGCCGGTTTGGCGCAGGACGACGGCCGCCGCGTGCGCGTTTTGGCCGACGCACTCGCCGACGACGGCCGCCGCTACCGCGTGCAGCTGGCCGATTTCGGGCGGCGCGAGTGGCCGGCGGGCAGCACCTGGCGGCTGAACGTGCGCCTGCGCGCGCCCGTCGGCGAAGCCAATCTGCGCGGTTTCGACCGCGAAGCCTGGGCTTTGGCCAACGGCATCGACGCGCTGGGCACAGCGGGGGCGGCGCGGCAGGCGGCGCAGTGGCCAGGCGGTTTGTCCGACGCGTTTTCAGACGGCCTGCTGCGCCTGCGCGAACGCATCAGTGCAAGCTGGCAACGTATGCCGCCCGAGGCCGCCGAGGGCGCGGCACTGATGCGCGCGCTGGCGGTGGGCGAGCAGGACGCGCTGGACAACCAATGGTGGCAGGCGTTCCGCCCGCTCGGCCTCAACCATCTGGTGAGCGTGTCCGGCCTGCACGTTACCATGGTGGCGGTGCTGTTCGGCTGGCTGGCGCACGGCCTTTTGCGCCTGCTGCCCGCCCCACCGCACCGCCCCCGCGCGTGGGTGCTGGGCGCGGGCGCGGCGGCGGCTTTGTTTTACACCGCGCTGGCCGGTTTCGCCGTGCCCACCGTGCGCTCGCTGCTGATGATTGCCGCCGTGTCCGCCGCCTGGCTCGCGGGCGGCACCGCGCTGGCCTGGCGCGGCTGGTGGTTCGCGCTGGCCGCCGTGCTGTTTGCCGACCCCGCCGCCGCGCTCTCGGCCGGAAGCTGGCTCTCCTTCGGCCTCGTCGCCGCGCTGTTGTGGACGGACGCCTGGCGCGTCGGCGGCGGCACATGGTACGGCACCGCCCTGCGCGCCCAGTGGGCGGCCACCCTTGCCACCGTCCCCGCCGCCGGCCGCCTGTTTTCCGCCCTGCCCGCCGCCTCGCCGCTGGCCAACGCCCCGGCGATTCCGTGGTTTTCATGGATACTCGTCCCCCTCGCGCTGGCCGGTTCGCTGCTGCCGTTTTACCCGCTGCAATACGCGGCATCATGGCTGGGCGGGCAGACCCTGCACGCGCTGGCTTGGGCGGCGCGTTACGCGCCCGAATGGGGCGTGGCCGCCGCCCCGCTGCCGCTGCTGCTCTTGGCCTGCGCCGCCTGCTCCGTCCTCATGCTGCCGCGCGGCGCGGGGCTGCGGCCGTGGGCGGCGTTGGTGCTGGCGGGTTTTGTGTTTTACCGCCCCGCGCCGCCGGAGAAAGGCCGTCTGAAAACCGTCGTGATTGATGTGGGACAGGGTTTGTCGGTGTCTTTTCAGACGGCCTCCCACAGCCTGATATTCGACACCGGCACCGCAGGCGCGGCGCAGATGCAGACCCTGCCCGCCCTGCGCGGCGCGGGCGTGCGCCGCCCCGACATCCTCGCCCTCTCCCACCACGACGCCGACCACGACGGCGGCGCGCCGCTCATCGCCGCCGCCCTCGCCCCCCGCGCCGTGCTGGCCGGACAGCCGCAGTATTACCCGCAGGCGCAAAGCTGCCGCAGCGAAGCGGCCTGGGAATGGGACGGCGTGCGCTTTGAGTGGCTGGACACCGGCGGCGGCGGCGCGGGCGACAACGGCCTCAGCTGCGTGCTGCGCGTCGTCGCGGGCGGCACGGCCGTGCTGGTAACGGGCGATTTGGACGCGCGCGGCGAAGCCGAACTCATCCGCCGCTACGGCGCGAAACTGCGCGCGCAGGTGCTGGTGCTCGGCCACCACGGCAGCAAAAGCGCGTCCTCCGGCGCGTTCCTCAACACCGTCGCCCCGCAATACGCCGTCGCCTCCGCCGGCTTCGGCAACCCCTACGGCCACCCCGCCCGCGAAGTGCAGACCCGCCTGTCCGCCCACGGCATCACCCTGCTGCGCACCGACCGCCAAGGCGCGTGGCAGTTCGACACCGTCGGCGACACCGTCTCCGCCCGTCCCGCCGCGCCCAAACGGTTTTACTGGCAGCAGAAACCGTTTGACGATTAA
- a CDS encoding tetratricopeptide repeat protein, translated as MPAATPRLTAAACALLLLAAPALQAAGKTKQPVAKVARVRHTHIDAAEAARREAVVRHTNDTFTLFGAELALQKGDPGTALGTYIAMLERTRDPEVAERAIDMAVGLGAYQYAEQVYQSWLKIEPAPGPALQRITWMRDMVRGNYANARDGFTAALEGADEAQRSRIFLLVAQIAAQNPEVAKIMEETVHRQAAAHQDKPDAVIADAILSALNDKPSAAVAALQRLAALDSEILPPTYLTLRLIGQRKPDTINRFFAETDTDQLSPVWQELQIEALVYAGKKDEAGRLLQNLIDKRPSADLYIQAALLAANRKAPLEETVGYLTKAYQSGTQEQQSRAAVIAVLRNADNKNFAAARKWVEKIHAPDYAFDKAVLTASLDAEERKWPQAAAQVRRARAMTAKQGRFFDSSHLDRIETLTAARLSTPQQALAALNRLYTRAVKEKAEPDILGNILYQRALVYSDRLHQPEKAVADLRRFIQLAPGDPNAQNALGYTLLTLPKPQTDEAFALISAAFEQVPEEPAVNDSIGWAYFLKGDPQAALPYLQYAFQEQPEAEVAAHLGEVLWTLGRKDEARAILKQGQSLDAGHRTLQDTLRRLGLSADKPAADTGKSKGKAAPAKKKKAV; from the coding sequence ATGCCTGCCGCCACACCCCGCCTCACCGCCGCCGCCTGCGCCCTGCTCCTGCTCGCCGCCCCCGCGCTCCAAGCCGCCGGCAAAACCAAACAGCCCGTCGCCAAAGTCGCCCGCGTGCGCCACACCCACATCGACGCGGCCGAAGCCGCCCGCCGCGAAGCCGTCGTGCGCCACACCAACGACACCTTCACCCTCTTCGGCGCGGAACTCGCACTGCAAAAAGGCGACCCCGGCACCGCGCTGGGCACCTACATCGCCATGCTCGAACGCACCCGCGACCCCGAAGTGGCCGAACGCGCCATCGACATGGCCGTCGGCCTGGGCGCATACCAATACGCCGAACAGGTTTACCAAAGCTGGCTCAAAATCGAACCCGCCCCCGGCCCCGCCCTGCAACGCATCACCTGGATGCGCGACATGGTGCGCGGCAACTACGCCAACGCCCGCGACGGCTTCACCGCCGCCCTCGAAGGCGCGGACGAAGCCCAGCGCAGCCGCATCTTCCTGCTCGTCGCCCAAATCGCCGCGCAAAACCCCGAAGTGGCCAAAATCATGGAAGAAACCGTCCACCGGCAGGCCGCCGCCCACCAGGACAAACCCGACGCCGTCATCGCCGACGCCATCCTCAGCGCGCTCAACGACAAACCCTCCGCCGCCGTCGCCGCCCTGCAACGCCTGGCCGCGCTCGACAGCGAAATCCTCCCCCCCACCTACCTCACCCTGCGCCTCATCGGCCAGCGCAAACCCGACACCATCAACCGCTTCTTCGCCGAAACCGACACCGACCAACTCTCCCCCGTGTGGCAGGAGCTGCAAATCGAAGCCCTCGTTTACGCCGGCAAAAAAGACGAAGCCGGCCGCCTGCTGCAAAACCTGATCGACAAACGCCCCAGTGCCGACCTCTACATCCAGGCCGCCCTCCTCGCCGCCAACCGCAAAGCCCCGCTCGAAGAAACCGTCGGCTACCTCACCAAAGCCTACCAGAGCGGCACACAGGAACAACAAAGCCGCGCCGCCGTCATCGCCGTTTTGCGCAACGCCGACAACAAAAACTTCGCCGCCGCCCGCAAATGGGTGGAAAAAATCCACGCCCCCGACTACGCCTTCGACAAAGCCGTCCTCACCGCCTCCCTCGACGCCGAAGAGCGCAAATGGCCGCAGGCCGCCGCCCAAGTGCGCCGCGCCCGCGCCATGACCGCCAAACAGGGACGCTTCTTCGACAGCAGCCACCTCGACCGCATCGAAACCCTCACCGCCGCCCGCCTCAGCACCCCCCAGCAGGCACTCGCCGCCCTCAACCGCCTCTACACCCGCGCCGTCAAAGAAAAAGCCGAACCCGACATCCTCGGCAACATCCTCTACCAACGCGCCCTCGTATACAGCGACCGCCTGCACCAGCCCGAAAAAGCCGTCGCCGACCTGCGCCGCTTCATCCAACTCGCCCCGGGCGACCCCAACGCCCAAAACGCCCTCGGCTACACCCTGCTCACCCTGCCCAAACCGCAAACCGACGAAGCCTTTGCCCTCATCAGCGCGGCCTTCGAGCAAGTGCCCGAAGAACCCGCCGTCAACGACAGCATCGGCTGGGCCTACTTCCTCAAAGGCGACCCCCAAGCCGCCCTGCCCTACCTGCAATACGCCTTCCAAGAACAGCCCGAAGCCGAAGTTGCCGCCCACCTCGGCGAAGTCCTGTGGACACTGGGCAGAAAAGACGAAGCCCGCGCCATCCTCAAACAAGGCCAAAGCCTCGATGCCGGCCACCGCACCCTGCAAGACACCCTGCGCCGCCTCGGCCTGAGTGCCGACAAACCCGCCGCCGACACCGGCAAAAGCAAAGGCAAAGCCGCCCCCGCCAAAAAGAAAAAGGCCGTCTGA